The Sinorhizobium sp. B11 genomic interval ATGCCGGCCGTCAGCATCGTGGAATAGTTCTCGATCATATGCGTGCTCGGCGTCAGCGGCACGACCCCGGACAGAAAGTCGTTAGGCCCGTGTGTCGATGCGATGAAGGCGACATAGACCGGGAAGACCACGACGACGACGCCGACGATCAGAACCAGATGCGCAAGAAGAGTTAGGAAGGGGCGATTTTCGACCATCGTCATTATCCTCAGTACTGTACGCGCCGCTCGATGAATCGGAACTGGATGGCTGTCAGGGCGACGACAATCAGCATCAGGATCACGGATTGGGCGGCCGAAGAGCCTAGGTTAAGTCCGATAAAGCCGTCGAAATAGACTTTGTAGACAAGGATCTCGGTCGCTCGCGCGGGACCGCCTTGCGTTGTTGCATGGATGATGCCGAAGGTGTCGAACATCGCGTAGACGATGTTGATCACGACGAGATAGAAGGTCGTAGGCGAGATCAGCGGGAAGACGATCGTCCAGAAGCGCTTGACGGGACCCGCGCCGTCAATGGCGCCCGCCTCCTGCAGGGACTGCGGCACGGATTGGAGTGCTGCCAGGAAAAACAGAAAATTATAGGATATCTGTTTCCAGGTCGCAGCGATGACGATGAGCGCCATCGCATCGTTGGGATTGATCAGATGGTTCCAGTTGACGCCCATCGATCGCAGGAGATAGGCGACAATGCCGATCGACGGATTGAACATGAACCACCAGAGGATGCCCGCAATCGCCGGCGCAACCGCGTAGGGCCAGATCAGGAGCGTCGAGTAAAGGCGCGAGGTGCGCAGCACACGGCCGGCGGCAGCCGCCAGTATCAAGGCGATCGACGTCGACAAGCCCGTCACCAGAACGGCGA includes:
- the ugpA gene encoding sn-glycerol-3-phosphate ABC transporter permease UgpA produces the protein MQTKRTVFPGKLLPYLLIAPQILVTIVFFLWPAATAFWQSFLRQDAFGFKTSFVWFDNYRRLFADPLYLDAFGHTLLFAVLVTGLSTSIALILAAAAGRVLRTSRLYSTLLIWPYAVAPAIAGILWWFMFNPSIGIVAYLLRSMGVNWNHLINPNDAMALIVIAATWKQISYNFLFFLAALQSVPQSLQEAGAIDGAGPVKRFWTIVFPLISPTTFYLVVINIVYAMFDTFGIIHATTQGGPARATEILVYKVYFDGFIGLNLGSSAAQSVILMLIVVALTAIQFRFIERRVQY